One Pyxicephalus adspersus chromosome 3, UCB_Pads_2.0, whole genome shotgun sequence genomic window carries:
- the MAFB gene encoding transcription factor MafB: protein MAGELPMVSELPTSPLAMEYVNDFDLMKFDVKKEPLNGRADRTIRHCNRLQPSGSVSSTPISTPCSSVPSSPSFSPTEQKTHLDDLYWMAGTYQQVNPEALSLTPEDAVEALIGPHQIPPQLQGYDGYRGHHHHHHHSHHHQNHHQYQGVPHEEMAHPHQHPHHHHHHQPSPSQTGNSTPQQLQNNHQPHQANNQVEDRFSDDQLVSMSVRELNRHLRGFTKDDVIRLKQKRRTLKNRGYAQSCRYKRVQQKHHLENEKNQLIQQVEQLKQEVSRLARERDAYKMKCEKMTNNSFREAGSTSDNPSSPEFFM from the coding sequence ATGGCTGGAGAGCTGCCTATGGTATCAGAGTTGCCAACTAGTCCACTTGCCATGGAATATGTCAATGACTTTGACCTCATGAAGTTTGACGTCAAGAAGGAGCCGCTGAATGGTCGAGCAGATCGCACTATTAGACATTGCAACCGCTTGCAGCCCTCTGGCTCTGTGTCCTCCACTCCAATCAGCACCCCGTGCAGCTCGGTGCCCTCTTCTCCAAGCTTCAGCCCAACCGAGCAGAAGACTCACCTAGACGATCTGTACTGGATGGCGGGCACTTACCAGCAGGTTAACCCCGAGGCTCTCAGCCTTACCCCGGAGGACGCTGTAGAAGCACTTATTGGGCCACACCAAATCCCACCACAGCTTCAGGGATATGATGGCTACAGAGgacaccatcaccaccaccatcacagCCATCATCACCAAAACCACCACCAATACCAGGGTGTCCCCCATGAGGAGATGGCTCATCCTCACCAGCACCcgcaccaccatcaccaccatcaaCCTTCTCCAAGCCAAACCGGCAATTCCACTCCTCAGCAGCTCCAGAACAACCACCAACCACACCAAGCCAATAACCAGGTAGAAGACAGATTTTCCGACGACCAGCTGGTCTCTATGTCTGTCCGGGAGCTCAACAGGCATCTCAGAGGGTTCACAAAAGACGATGTCATCCGCCTGAAGCAGAAGAGGAGAACTCTTAAAAACCGAGGATATGCCCAGTCCTGCAGATACAAGAGGGTGCAGCAGAAACATCACCTGGAGAATGAGAAGAACCAACTCATCCAGCAAGTAGAGCAGCTGAAGCAAGAGGTGAGTCGGCTGGCCAGAGAACGAGATGCCTACAAAATGAAGTGCGAGAAAATGACCAACAACAGCTTCAGGGAGGCCGGCTCAACCAGCGACAACCCATCCTCTCCAGAATTCTTCATGTGA